From Nomascus leucogenys isolate Asia chromosome 23, Asia_NLE_v1, whole genome shotgun sequence:
tttaaaatttttattactgaaaTCATGCATTCATTAATTCAAGGTACATCTTAGTCAAATAGGCCATAATGCTGAATAAGAGAACATGCTTTGAGCTCCAAAAAGTTATTGTTCCCATCTGACTAACATATGCACTTAAATACAGTACTTTATTTACTAATAAAATAGTTAATAAATGGAGGAGTGCACTTTTggtgaatgcaaatgaaaaaggATCTATTTTTAGAAGAATCGATTTCAACTTAAGCTTATCCCCTATTGTCTGGGTTAACTTCTCAGCATGCGATTACAAAATAAATTGTATCAGATTCAAACATGCTTACATTTAACTTCATTTGTGCTCTCTCGCAATAAGGAGGCTAAGGTTTTACATCCAGTTCTGAAAGCCAGGGGTCGGAGTGCAGGCCTGGTGAGAAAAGACCTGTATTTGGCTCATCTGCAGTTGAGAAAATTTAGCAGCACTGCAGATGAATCAACTAATTTAATTCAGTTATCTTTTTCTTAGAGAATAATCTGGATTAGAAAGAGAATGGGCCCAGGGGGAAATCCCTACACATCAGGACCAGTATCCAATTTATAAGGTGCTTTGTGAACCAGTCCCAAGTaactggagttttcttttttcaccttgtAATATGCAGTTCAGTTGAtcgaaataaaaataatctattcaTTGTCCATTTTGGCTGGTCTATCATGTTACATATAATACATCCGATGCACTGTCTTCAATGTGCTACgcagtttgcaaagattttttaaCTGGAGTCCCATGCATATTTTAATCTTATATTTCTAAGTGATCATcttgttttgagtttttaaaaaagttaaagaaaccaAAGCATTAAAAAGGTTTCAGTTTGGGGAAGCATATGATTATTGTTTTACCTAGACCAGTTCATGGACTGAATCTTTTTAAGCCAGTTTTAGAAAATActctcttttcccattttttaataaaaggaaaataatttattttgtcatGGATCTGGAAAGCTTCTGGTTCACCACCCCCAAAGTCCTCAATGCAACAATGCATTGACAGTGAAATAGAGCATTCCAAGTCTACTTAGTAAAGTATCTACAATGAGTGACTCGAGTCActaggttttctgttttgttttttaagtcttttgAGCTGCTAAGTggggcttttttgtttgcttgcttttgttttttaaacatcgGTCAGTAGCTTGCTCTTATTAACGCAGTTTTGGTTAGCTGTGGTGCAATTGCCAGTTCTGATATTGACCTGTCTATAATGGGCTATGCTATTATTCATATCCTCTTCGATCTCCATGTACTCAGACTTGCTCAGAGTGGAGGAACTGCGGCGACTGAGGTCACTGTCAGAGGCTAAGTTAGGGGAACTGACGTGGAGCAACTGAGCCTGCTCTTCCCCCTCAGTTTCTCGGTGGTAGAAATAGTTGAAATTGGACACAATGACAGGTACGGGCAGGGCAATTGTCAGCACACCAGCGATGGCACACAAGGAGCCCACGATCTTGCCTCCAATTGTCACAGGGTACATGTCACCGTATCCTACAGTGGTCATGGACACCACCGCCCACCAGAAAGCATCGGGGATACTGGAGAAGTGCGACTCAGCTTCTTCCGCCTCGGCAAAGTACACTGCACTAGAAAACAGGATGACCCCGATGAAGAGGAAAAAGATGAGCAGCCCTAGCTCTCTCATACTAGCTTTGAGGGTCTGGCCCAGGATCTGGAGGCCCTTAGAGTGGCGGGAGAGCTTGAAGATTCTAAACACCCTTACCAAGCGGATGACCCTGAGGATGGCCAGCGAGGTGGCCTGCTCGCCCTTCTGGTTCCCTTCCTGCTCAGCTATCTCGGTGCCCAGGGTGATGAAATAAGGAATGATGGCCACAATGTCGATGAAGTTCATGATGTTTTTGAAGAAGTCCGTCTTGCTGGGGCAGGCGAAGAAGCGCACCACCAGCTCGAAGGAGAACCAGATGATACACAGCGTCTCCACGATGAAGAAGGGGTCTGTGAAGATGTTGGAATTGTAGACCACCGTGGTGTTGTCGATGCGGTGGACGGTGCCCGTGAAGTCCTTGTCATCCTTCAGCTCGGGGAGCGTCTCCAGGCAGAAGATGACGATGGAGATG
This genomic window contains:
- the KCNA1 gene encoding potassium voltage-gated channel subfamily A member 1, with product MTVMSGENVDEASAAPGHPQDGSYPRQADHDDHECCERVVINISGLRFETQLKTLAQFPNTLLGNPKKRMRYFDPLRNEYFFDRNRPSFDAILYYYQSGGRLRRPVNVPLDMFSEEIKFYELGEEAMEKFREDEGFIKEEERPLPEKEYQRQVWLLFEYPESSGPARVIAIVSVMVILISIVIFCLETLPELKDDKDFTGTVHRIDNTTVVYNSNIFTDPFFIVETLCIIWFSFELVVRFFACPSKTDFFKNIMNFIDIVAIIPYFITLGTEIAEQEGNQKGEQATSLAILRVIRLVRVFRIFKLSRHSKGLQILGQTLKASMRELGLLIFFLFIGVILFSSAVYFAEAEEAESHFSSIPDAFWWAVVSMTTVGYGDMYPVTIGGKIVGSLCAIAGVLTIALPVPVIVSNFNYFYHRETEGEEQAQLLHVSSPNLASDSDLSRRSSSTLSKSEYMEIEEDMNNSIAHYRQVNIRTGNCTTANQNCVNKSKLLTDV